In Synechococcus sp. CC9616, the following are encoded in one genomic region:
- the metG gene encoding methionine--tRNA ligase: MNYTLTTPLYYVNDRPHLGSTYTTIACDALARFQRHQDKGVLFITGVDEHGQKIQRTAEARGVSPQLHCDEISARYRELWQRWDISQDRFIRTTTPRHLQLVEQFYGRVKASGDVITGRQTGWYCVGCEEYKDDPADATEPHCPIHQRPLEWRDEENLFFRLSRYQEQIEELVARDDFIAPASRRQEVRNFVQQGLRDFSISRTNVAWGLPVPDQPGHTFYVWFDALLGYLSALLDDGQSIDLDRLKDAGWPASIHVIGKDILRFHAVYWPAMLMSAGLPLPDRVFGHGFLTREGQKMGKSLGNVLDPEVLLERCGTDAVRWYLLRDIQFGDDGDFQQQRFVDLVNNDLANTIGNLLNRTSSMARKWFDDAVPPAGSGTGLEHPLAQQATQTVGIVLAKLPDLAFKAGAEAILQLAIAANGHLNDTAPWSRMKQPGQEAVVAGDLYVVLEAARLVGVLLSPLLPDLSTRILDQLGIDPVNGPWEDQLRWGGLTPGSMLPKPNPVMQRLELEESL; the protein is encoded by the coding sequence ATGAACTACACCCTCACAACTCCGCTCTATTACGTCAACGATCGCCCCCACCTCGGCAGCACGTACACAACGATTGCTTGCGACGCGCTGGCTCGTTTCCAGAGACACCAGGACAAGGGCGTGTTGTTCATCACAGGGGTGGACGAGCATGGTCAGAAAATTCAACGAACAGCAGAAGCTCGGGGGGTGAGTCCCCAGCTGCACTGTGATGAGATCAGTGCGCGTTATCGGGAGCTCTGGCAGCGCTGGGACATTTCCCAGGATCGATTCATCCGCACAACCACGCCAAGGCATCTGCAGTTGGTTGAGCAGTTCTATGGGCGTGTCAAAGCTTCGGGAGATGTGATCACCGGCAGGCAAACAGGCTGGTACTGCGTCGGCTGTGAGGAATACAAGGATGATCCCGCCGATGCGACCGAACCCCACTGCCCTATCCATCAGCGCCCTCTGGAATGGCGGGATGAGGAGAACCTGTTCTTCCGTCTTTCCCGCTACCAGGAGCAAATCGAAGAACTTGTCGCCCGAGACGACTTCATCGCCCCTGCCAGCCGTCGTCAGGAGGTCAGGAACTTTGTGCAGCAAGGCCTCAGAGATTTTTCAATCTCTCGGACGAATGTTGCCTGGGGCCTGCCCGTCCCCGACCAACCAGGCCACACCTTCTACGTGTGGTTCGATGCGTTGCTTGGTTACCTGAGCGCCCTTTTGGATGATGGTCAAAGCATTGATCTCGACCGGCTGAAGGATGCGGGCTGGCCTGCCTCCATCCACGTGATTGGCAAGGACATCCTTCGCTTTCATGCCGTCTACTGGCCGGCGATGCTCATGTCAGCCGGCCTTCCCCTGCCTGATCGGGTCTTTGGCCATGGATTTCTGACCCGGGAGGGGCAGAAAATGGGGAAATCCCTCGGCAACGTGCTGGATCCCGAGGTTTTGCTTGAGCGATGTGGGACGGACGCCGTTCGCTGGTATCTGCTGCGCGACATCCAGTTCGGAGATGACGGTGACTTTCAGCAGCAACGATTCGTCGATCTGGTTAACAACGATCTGGCCAACACCATCGGCAATCTGCTGAACAGAACTTCCTCAATGGCTCGAAAGTGGTTTGATGATGCCGTTCCACCCGCCGGATCAGGGACAGGTCTCGAGCACCCCCTTGCTCAGCAGGCCACTCAGACCGTGGGCATCGTGCTGGCCAAGCTGCCAGACCTGGCCTTCAAGGCCGGCGCTGAAGCCATCCTCCAGCTCGCGATCGCTGCCAATGGCCATCTCAACGACACCGCACCCTGGAGCCGGATGAAACAACCCGGACAGGAAGCTGTGGTTGCCGGTGATCTCTATGTGGTGCTCGAAGCTGCGCGTCTTGTTGGTGTTCTCCTCAGTCCACTCCTGCCGGATCTCAGCACCAGGATTCTGGATCAGCTGGGCATCGATCCGGTGAATGGTCCCTGGGAGGATCAGCTGCGCTGGGGTGGCCTGACTCCAGGAAGCATGCTTCCCAAACCAAATCCAGTCATGCAGCGCCTCGAATTGGAGGAATCGCTCTGA
- a CDS encoding FAD-dependent oxidoreductase: protein MNWDVVVWGGGTGGVAAAVQAARAGASTLLLTPAGWLGGMLSAAGVSAPDGSELSCWQTGFWGALLRDLERSVADGLDHNWVSCFGFRPSQAEAILQRWVAEETRLSWWSDVELLDVQREVDRIVSLTVERRDEAIRLAPTVVIDGSDLGDLMAAAEAPFRFGWEADTLWSEPSAPSSERLDQEPFFQQQPIQSPTWVVMGQLREAAGPDLPVVSPEPPFQHCLESCGLRRTLTYGRLPGGLVMLNWPLNGNDWHQGLDRCISNDRAERQDLAEAMKAHSLRFLHTLRTSSDGWLQAGRAFPGQDPCLALMPYWREGRRLVGCDVVTENDLLPIGPDQSHGPLPMDDSGHCTSIAVGNYANDHHYPGGDWPLAPKSIPWGGRWTGTPFCIPYGALFGSSVSNLLMADKAISVSHMANGATRLQPLIINIGQAAGMAAALSLKHQCLPPELPVQELQTALLNDPIAPAAVMPIWTIPFWHDSWRSAQHEALQDPSILQNASAQTVPASSAAPVEQSAIQLEGAFLANSESDWQLQTSQGPQSLMTLEPGVRNLFSQCKNGTRISLVAVENRWGPWLRVLRAEII from the coding sequence ATGAACTGGGATGTTGTGGTCTGGGGCGGCGGAACCGGTGGGGTGGCTGCCGCCGTGCAGGCGGCACGCGCCGGAGCAAGCACCTTGCTTTTGACCCCAGCTGGCTGGCTTGGGGGAATGCTCAGCGCTGCTGGAGTCAGTGCGCCTGATGGAAGCGAATTGTCCTGTTGGCAGACCGGATTCTGGGGGGCGCTTCTGAGGGATCTGGAACGCAGCGTTGCGGACGGTCTTGATCACAACTGGGTGAGTTGTTTTGGCTTTCGCCCATCCCAGGCGGAAGCGATTCTGCAGCGATGGGTGGCTGAAGAGACCCGGCTCAGTTGGTGGTCTGATGTTGAGCTGTTGGACGTCCAGCGCGAAGTCGATCGCATTGTTTCGCTCACTGTTGAGCGTCGGGACGAAGCGATACGACTGGCGCCCACCGTCGTCATTGACGGGAGCGATCTCGGCGATCTGATGGCGGCTGCAGAAGCCCCATTCCGCTTTGGCTGGGAAGCGGACACGCTCTGGTCGGAACCGAGTGCTCCCAGTTCGGAGCGTCTCGATCAGGAGCCTTTTTTCCAGCAGCAACCGATCCAGTCGCCGACCTGGGTGGTGATGGGACAACTCAGGGAGGCGGCTGGGCCGGACCTGCCCGTTGTTTCACCAGAACCTCCCTTCCAACATTGTTTGGAGTCCTGCGGGCTCAGACGCACGCTCACCTACGGACGCCTCCCCGGCGGGTTGGTGATGCTCAACTGGCCCCTGAATGGCAATGACTGGCATCAAGGACTCGATCGCTGCATCAGCAACGATCGAGCTGAACGACAGGATCTGGCCGAGGCGATGAAGGCCCACAGCCTTCGGTTTCTGCACACCCTTCGAACCAGCAGTGACGGCTGGCTGCAGGCGGGGCGAGCCTTCCCAGGCCAGGATCCGTGTCTGGCCCTGATGCCCTACTGGCGGGAAGGGCGTCGACTGGTCGGATGCGATGTCGTCACGGAAAACGACCTGCTGCCGATCGGCCCCGACCAATCCCACGGTCCCCTTCCAATGGATGACAGCGGTCATTGCACCAGCATCGCTGTGGGGAACTACGCCAATGACCATCACTATCCAGGCGGTGACTGGCCGCTAGCACCGAAAAGCATCCCCTGGGGAGGGCGCTGGACCGGAACGCCGTTCTGCATTCCCTATGGCGCGCTGTTCGGGTCATCCGTGTCCAATCTGCTGATGGCCGATAAAGCCATCAGCGTCAGCCACATGGCCAATGGCGCCACCCGATTGCAACCCTTGATCATCAATATCGGACAGGCCGCTGGTATGGCGGCAGCCCTGTCGCTGAAACACCAGTGTCTTCCTCCCGAGCTACCGGTCCAGGAGCTGCAGACCGCCTTGCTGAACGATCCCATCGCACCGGCTGCCGTGATGCCGATCTGGACCATTCCCTTCTGGCATGACTCCTGGAGAAGCGCACAACACGAGGCCCTGCAAGATCCCTCGATCCTTCAGAACGCCTCGGCACAGACCGTTCCTGCGTCCAGCGCGGCACCAGTTGAACAATCAGCGATCCAGCTTGAAGGAGCCTTTCTGGCGAACTCGGAATCTGACTGGCAGCTGCAAACCTCACAGGGACCTCAGTCGCTGATGACGCTTGAGCCAGGTGTTCGCAACCTGTTCTCCCAATGCAAGAACGGCACGCGAATCTCTCTGGTCGCTGTTGAGAACCGTTGGGGCCCGTGGCTGAGGGTTCTGCGGGCGGAGATCATCTGA
- a CDS encoding ribonuclease catalytic domain-containing protein: MLLKGQPLIGRVKVVKGSRALIALASRQDLELPNREMTPIKGLSDAAKQAPLPQRDATASAVPTARDCAAAWWLLMSEEPDCQDSERLPRLSVADLADLLFAEVGLNELGSVWRWLHGSQLWFRLRRDRDVQTRSREEIRRQRQARRREQQLAWREEQQIALLLRQAPLTSDERSTLSRTWTERIEQLLDVACDESLSLVSVPGLDNTLRLLGISPERSEVRTWLITRQLLDPDQPRALRGSVWSGGFTQDQLDAAEQLIARADQPCPGDEHRADLTALTTYTVDDITTREIDDGLSLEPKPDGDWIWIHIADPARLIAPDSPLDREARRRATSLYLADGCQPMLPMQLAADVLSLRSGQRCPALSVGVLLEPEGSIAQHRITRSWVQPRYRLNYEDADELIELAPPGDEDLARMASLLQQRARWRLEQGAVSFDRPEGRFRRNDGQLELQLIDFSASRQMVSEAMLLMGAVVAGIGRDDQLPLPFRSQARAELPTKAELEQIPDGPARDAAVQRCLSRGVQGTTPLPHFSLGLEAYVQATSPIRRYSDLLVHRQLIANLDQQEPLTNDQLADVINELDNPMRQAIQISREDQRHWQRIWFAGHAGQVWSMQFLRWLRQQERLALLHVNDLAMGIVGRLELEDPQPGQALQCEVVVPEDSESTMLIR; the protein is encoded by the coding sequence GTGCTCCTGAAGGGGCAACCGCTGATTGGTCGCGTCAAAGTCGTTAAGGGCAGCCGGGCTTTGATCGCCCTGGCTTCCCGCCAGGACCTTGAACTTCCGAACCGGGAGATGACTCCCATTAAGGGGCTTTCCGATGCGGCGAAGCAGGCTCCATTGCCGCAACGTGACGCCACAGCGTCCGCCGTTCCAACAGCGCGGGACTGTGCGGCGGCCTGGTGGCTGTTGATGTCGGAAGAGCCTGATTGTCAGGACTCTGAACGCCTTCCCCGTCTGTCGGTGGCCGATCTTGCCGATCTTCTGTTTGCCGAAGTCGGGCTGAACGAGCTTGGTTCTGTCTGGCGCTGGCTGCATGGATCGCAGCTCTGGTTCCGACTTCGACGCGACCGTGATGTCCAGACCCGCAGTCGAGAAGAGATCCGTCGTCAACGACAGGCCAGGCGTCGTGAGCAGCAGCTGGCCTGGAGGGAAGAACAACAGATCGCCCTGCTGCTTCGCCAAGCGCCGCTGACATCGGATGAGCGTTCAACCCTTTCCAGAACCTGGACAGAACGGATTGAGCAGCTGCTTGACGTTGCCTGCGACGAGTCGTTGTCGCTTGTTTCTGTTCCTGGGCTGGACAACACCCTCCGCCTGTTGGGCATCTCACCGGAGCGCTCCGAGGTGCGGACCTGGCTGATCACACGACAGCTGCTGGATCCTGATCAACCACGAGCACTGCGCGGCAGTGTCTGGTCGGGTGGTTTCACGCAGGACCAGCTGGACGCTGCTGAACAACTGATTGCAAGGGCCGATCAACCCTGCCCCGGCGATGAACACCGCGCAGACCTGACGGCTCTGACGACCTACACCGTCGACGACATCACCACCCGTGAAATTGATGATGGTCTGTCCCTTGAGCCCAAGCCGGACGGCGACTGGATTTGGATCCACATCGCGGATCCCGCTCGGCTGATCGCCCCGGACAGCCCGCTCGATCGGGAGGCTCGCCGTCGCGCAACCAGTCTCTATTTGGCCGATGGTTGCCAGCCCATGCTGCCGATGCAGTTGGCGGCCGATGTGTTGAGCCTGCGCTCAGGCCAGCGCTGTCCAGCGTTGAGCGTTGGAGTTTTGCTCGAGCCCGAGGGGTCGATCGCACAACACCGAATCACACGAAGCTGGGTTCAACCCCGCTATCGGCTGAATTACGAAGACGCCGACGAACTGATCGAACTGGCTCCTCCGGGAGATGAAGATTTGGCGCGGATGGCCAGCCTGCTGCAGCAACGTGCTCGGTGGCGTCTCGAGCAGGGAGCCGTCAGTTTCGATCGGCCGGAAGGCCGTTTCCGCCGCAATGACGGCCAGTTGGAACTGCAGCTGATCGACTTCTCCGCCTCACGGCAGATGGTGAGTGAAGCCATGTTGCTGATGGGAGCCGTCGTCGCCGGCATCGGCCGGGACGATCAGCTGCCGCTTCCCTTTCGCAGCCAGGCCAGGGCGGAGTTGCCGACCAAGGCGGAGTTGGAGCAGATCCCCGATGGGCCAGCCCGCGACGCTGCCGTGCAGCGCTGCCTCAGTCGCGGCGTGCAAGGCACGACCCCCCTGCCCCACTTCAGCCTCGGACTTGAGGCTTACGTCCAGGCCACATCGCCCATCCGTCGCTACTCGGATCTCTTGGTCCACCGCCAGCTGATCGCCAATCTTGACCAACAGGAACCCCTGACCAACGATCAACTCGCTGACGTCATCAATGAACTGGACAATCCGATGCGCCAGGCCATTCAGATCAGTCGGGAAGACCAACGTCACTGGCAGAGAATCTGGTTCGCCGGTCATGCCGGTCAGGTCTGGTCAATGCAGTTCCTGCGCTGGCTCAGGCAACAGGAACGTCTGGCACTGCTCCATGTCAACGATTTGGCCATGGGCATTGTTGGGCGGCTCGAACTTGAGGACCCTCAGCCGGGTCAAGCCCTGCAGTGTGAAGTCGTGGTCCCTGAGGACAGCGAGAGCACGATGCTGATCAGATGA
- the rpsR gene encoding 30S ribosomal protein S18 — translation MSSSFFKKRLSPIKPGDPIDYKDVDLLKKFITERGKILPRRLTGLTAKQQRDLTNAVKRARIVALLPFVNPEG, via the coding sequence ATGTCCAGCTCCTTCTTCAAGAAGCGTCTCTCTCCGATCAAGCCTGGCGATCCCATCGATTACAAGGATGTGGATCTTCTCAAGAAGTTCATCACTGAACGCGGCAAGATCCTTCCCCGTCGCCTCACCGGTTTGACGGCCAAGCAGCAACGCGATCTCACCAACGCTGTGAAACGAGCTCGCATCGTTGCCCTGCTTCCCTTCGTGAACCCCGAAGGCTGA
- the rpmG gene encoding 50S ribosomal protein L33, whose protein sequence is MAKNKGVRIVVTLECTECRSVPASEKRSPGVSRYTTEKNRRNTTERLELMKFCPQLNKMTLHKEIK, encoded by the coding sequence ATGGCCAAAAACAAGGGCGTCCGGATCGTTGTCACCCTCGAGTGCACCGAATGCCGGTCCGTTCCCGCTTCCGAAAAGCGCTCCCCTGGCGTGTCCCGTTACACGACTGAGAAGAACCGCCGGAACACAACTGAAAGGCTTGAGCTGATGAAGTTCTGCCCTCAGCTCAACAAGATGACGCTCCACAAGGAGATCAAGTGA
- the pheT gene encoding phenylalanine--tRNA ligase subunit beta, translated as MRVSLSWLNQLVQVDEGVEDLAERLSLAGFEVDEIDDLRVKAQGVVVGYVQACGKHPNADKLSICQVDVGSDQPLQIVCGAPNVRAGLHVPVAMVGAVLPAVGLTIKAGELRGVTSEGMICSLTELGLVSDVDGIAELDRLTDTVPTPGTPVAALLGLDDTILDLAITANRPDGLSMVGIAREVAALTGAPLSLPSLQLQPPHQPLDCDQDSAAAFLRGGLYSLTLIKGVDGSRSSSSWLKQRLDRAGINSINAIVDVTNHVMVEQGQPLHAFDADALEALTGKPVTAASFGLRQARSGEAFTGLDERQLTLDPKAQVVTCHDLPIALAGVMGSKDSGVSASTNRIWLESAMFSASAVRTTARAVGLRTDASSRFEKGLPVDLTLACSVKAVEMLSQAFDLEVCGRWVSGDVPEVGEAVLLRRVALQRLLGPLHTSEGPADLDDASIERCLTALGCSLTATAAGWQVVAPPSRRQDLHREVDLIEEVARLTGFDRFGAHLPDPLVPGALTPRQQADRRLRHLFSAAGLQEITTLSLVGASEQEPERVALSNPLLAETSYLRTNLWEELLQVCVRNLKASKPGCWMFEIGNVFQGSTDAVQQRGLLAGIICGERRLERWTSSGKPVMPTYHDARGRLTEVMQALQLELVDQRLTSDERLHPGRSSTLVLEGRPLGCFGQLHPVLAEHHDLPDATYLFELDLDRLLDAATRSNRWVPGFKAFPTVPFSERDLAVVVDRDCPSADLIQAIRKAGKPLLETVELIDRFEADQLGDHKASQAFRLRYRGKTTLREEDVQPVHEKVRQALEKRFSAELRS; from the coding sequence ATGCGGGTGTCCCTCTCCTGGCTGAACCAATTGGTGCAGGTTGATGAAGGGGTTGAAGACCTGGCGGAACGTCTGTCCCTGGCTGGGTTCGAGGTGGATGAGATCGACGATCTCCGCGTCAAGGCTCAGGGCGTGGTGGTGGGGTATGTGCAGGCCTGCGGGAAGCATCCCAATGCGGACAAGCTCAGTATCTGCCAGGTCGATGTCGGCTCCGATCAACCGCTGCAGATTGTTTGCGGAGCACCGAATGTGCGTGCCGGTCTGCATGTCCCTGTCGCCATGGTGGGGGCCGTTCTCCCCGCCGTGGGACTCACGATCAAGGCAGGAGAACTAAGGGGCGTCACCAGCGAAGGCATGATCTGTTCGCTGACTGAACTGGGGCTCGTCAGCGATGTTGATGGGATTGCCGAGCTGGATCGCCTCACGGACACAGTTCCGACGCCTGGAACTCCCGTGGCGGCTCTGCTGGGTCTTGATGACACGATCCTGGATCTGGCGATCACGGCGAACCGGCCCGATGGATTGTCCATGGTGGGCATTGCGCGCGAGGTTGCAGCGCTCACGGGAGCACCGCTCTCCTTGCCATCCCTGCAGCTTCAACCACCCCATCAGCCCCTCGACTGTGATCAGGACAGCGCTGCAGCGTTCCTCAGAGGTGGGCTGTACAGCCTCACCTTGATCAAAGGCGTGGATGGTTCGCGGTCGTCATCCAGCTGGTTGAAACAACGCCTTGATCGGGCCGGAATCAACAGCATCAACGCCATTGTTGATGTCACCAACCACGTGATGGTTGAGCAGGGGCAACCGCTACATGCTTTCGATGCCGATGCTCTTGAGGCGCTGACCGGCAAGCCGGTTACAGCAGCCAGCTTTGGATTGCGTCAGGCACGCTCGGGTGAAGCCTTCACCGGCCTTGATGAGCGGCAGCTGACCCTCGACCCAAAGGCACAGGTGGTCACCTGTCACGACCTGCCGATTGCCCTTGCCGGCGTGATGGGGAGCAAAGACAGTGGCGTCAGCGCGTCGACAAACCGAATCTGGCTTGAGTCGGCGATGTTCTCTGCGTCCGCGGTGCGAACCACCGCCCGGGCTGTCGGACTGCGAACCGATGCGAGCAGTCGATTTGAGAAGGGTCTGCCGGTCGATCTCACCCTTGCCTGTTCGGTTAAAGCGGTTGAGATGCTTTCGCAAGCCTTCGATCTGGAGGTGTGTGGACGCTGGGTCAGCGGTGATGTGCCAGAGGTCGGGGAAGCCGTGTTGCTGCGTCGTGTGGCGTTGCAGAGATTGCTTGGGCCCCTGCATACCAGCGAGGGACCTGCCGATCTCGATGATGCGTCCATCGAGCGCTGCCTGACAGCACTCGGTTGTTCCCTGACAGCCACTGCTGCTGGCTGGCAAGTGGTGGCACCACCGTCACGGCGGCAGGACCTGCATCGTGAGGTCGATCTGATCGAAGAGGTCGCCCGACTCACCGGATTTGATCGTTTCGGAGCTCATCTGCCCGACCCACTTGTTCCGGGTGCTTTGACCCCAAGACAACAGGCCGATCGACGCCTCCGTCACCTGTTCTCAGCCGCAGGCCTCCAGGAGATCACCACCCTTTCCCTGGTCGGTGCCTCGGAGCAGGAACCAGAGCGTGTCGCCCTGAGCAATCCTCTGTTGGCAGAAACCAGTTATCTCCGTACCAATCTCTGGGAGGAGTTGCTGCAGGTTTGTGTTCGCAATCTGAAAGCATCGAAGCCAGGCTGCTGGATGTTTGAAATCGGCAACGTCTTTCAGGGATCAACAGACGCCGTTCAACAACGAGGTCTGCTTGCCGGAATCATCTGCGGAGAACGCCGGCTGGAACGTTGGACCAGCAGTGGCAAACCTGTGATGCCGACGTATCACGATGCGCGGGGACGGCTCACGGAAGTGATGCAGGCGTTGCAGCTTGAGCTCGTGGATCAGCGCCTGACCTCTGATGAACGACTGCACCCTGGTCGGTCGTCCACTCTCGTACTGGAGGGCCGGCCCCTCGGCTGTTTCGGTCAGCTGCATCCAGTGCTTGCAGAGCATCACGACCTGCCGGATGCGACGTATTTGTTTGAACTGGATTTGGATCGGCTTCTTGATGCCGCAACCCGCAGCAACCGTTGGGTCCCTGGATTCAAGGCTTTCCCCACGGTTCCATTCAGCGAACGAGATCTTGCCGTGGTGGTTGATCGTGACTGTCCGTCCGCTGATTTGATTCAGGCCATCCGCAAAGCGGGCAAACCCCTTTTGGAGACCGTTGAACTGATCGATCGCTTTGAAGCGGATCAACTTGGAGATCACAAGGCCAGTCAGGCATTTCGGTTGCGATATCGGGGCAAAACCACCCTCAGGGAAGAGGACGTCCAACCCGTGCATGAGAAGGTGCGTCAGGCCCTCGAGAAACGCTTCAGCGCGGAACTTCGCAGCTGA
- the rlmD gene encoding 23S rRNA (uracil(1939)-C(5))-methyltransferase RlmD: protein MPRDDAPRPGLTLEVQATDLDRDGCGLARWQGWVIVVPDLLPGEVAKIQLLQRQRSRWRSRRLDLIHASEDRKRPTCILASDCGGCTLQHVAAKGQQHWKERQLIETLSRLGGVSRSITESHFNHQRSLGYRNRALIPLKRESKGSIRLGYYKRGSHRIINLNHCPVLDPRLDALIEPLKLDLDRAGWSADHDLRDDQGLRHLGLRVGHHSGDLLITLVSSHDRLKDLQTWAERWMDRWPNLRGVTLNLQPIRSNLILGKETRVIAGQDSIRETVCGLDLELDTSTFFQVNTPQAEAIITVICNWMKSVVGHGRILDAYCGIGTISLPLAAQGFEVVGIERHPTSINQAIQNAERNGLSKRCLFLHGDVDGLLASELRRCDAVVVDPPRRGLDQAVLNTLLACPPPYLAYLSCDPATQARDLKQLASQQGPYTSDGLHPVDFFPQTSHLESLVLLRRVSCEVPR, encoded by the coding sequence ATGCCGAGAGACGACGCACCACGCCCAGGCCTGACCCTTGAGGTGCAGGCAACAGACCTTGATCGCGACGGATGTGGTCTGGCGCGCTGGCAGGGGTGGGTCATCGTCGTCCCCGATCTACTCCCCGGCGAAGTCGCCAAGATTCAGTTACTTCAGCGGCAACGGTCCCGTTGGAGAAGCCGGCGGCTGGACCTGATCCATGCCTCCGAGGATCGCAAACGCCCAACCTGCATCCTTGCCTCCGATTGTGGTGGTTGCACGCTTCAACACGTCGCCGCCAAAGGCCAGCAGCACTGGAAGGAACGTCAGCTCATCGAGACCCTGAGCCGGCTTGGAGGCGTCAGCCGATCGATCACTGAGTCCCATTTCAATCATCAGCGATCACTCGGCTACCGCAATCGAGCCCTGATTCCGCTGAAACGCGAATCAAAGGGATCCATCCGTCTCGGGTATTACAAGCGAGGAAGTCATCGGATCATCAATCTCAACCACTGTCCAGTTCTGGATCCACGGCTGGATGCATTGATTGAGCCTCTCAAACTTGATCTTGATCGTGCCGGCTGGTCTGCTGATCACGACCTCCGTGATGACCAAGGGCTGCGTCACCTAGGGCTGCGCGTCGGCCACCATTCAGGCGACCTGCTGATCACCCTCGTTTCCAGCCATGACCGATTGAAGGATTTGCAGACGTGGGCCGAGCGATGGATGGATCGCTGGCCCAACCTTCGTGGGGTGACCCTCAATCTCCAACCGATCCGCAGCAATCTGATCCTTGGGAAAGAAACGCGTGTCATTGCTGGACAGGACAGCATTCGCGAGACGGTGTGCGGTCTAGACCTCGAACTCGACACGAGCACCTTCTTTCAGGTGAACACCCCACAGGCTGAAGCGATCATCACGGTGATCTGCAACTGGATGAAATCGGTCGTTGGTCATGGACGCATCCTCGACGCCTACTGCGGAATCGGAACCATCAGCCTGCCTCTGGCTGCTCAGGGATTTGAGGTGGTCGGCATTGAGCGTCACCCCACGTCCATCAACCAGGCGATTCAGAACGCGGAACGCAATGGTCTTTCCAAGCGTTGTCTTTTCCTCCATGGCGATGTCGATGGTTTGTTGGCTTCTGAACTCCGCCGTTGTGATGCCGTCGTGGTGGATCCGCCACGACGTGGACTCGATCAAGCCGTTCTCAACACCCTGCTGGCCTGTCCTCCCCCCTATCTGGCGTATCTGAGTTGTGACCCCGCTACCCAGGCCAGGGACTTGAAACAACTTGCTTCTCAGCAGGGGCCGTACACCAGCGACGGGTTGCATCCGGTGGATTTTTTTCCGCAGACCAGCCACCTTGAATCGCTGGTGCTGCTGAGACGCGTCAGCTGCGAAGTTCCGCGCTGA
- the apcD gene encoding allophycocyanin subunit alpha-B — MSVVRDLILQADEDLRYPTSGELRTIVDFLDQGALRVSVVRVLTDNEKKIVDESARQLFSRRPEYVAPGGNAYGQRQRAQCLRDYSWYLRLVTYGVLAGSTEMIQDIGLIGAREMYNSLGVPMPGMVEAMKTMKDASIALLSDQQVKVAAPYFDFLIQGMQTST; from the coding sequence ATGAGTGTCGTCCGGGATCTCATCCTCCAGGCCGATGAAGATCTGCGGTACCCCACCAGTGGCGAACTGCGAACAATCGTCGACTTCCTCGACCAAGGGGCACTCAGGGTGAGTGTTGTGCGTGTGCTCACGGACAACGAGAAAAAGATCGTGGATGAGTCGGCCAGACAACTCTTTTCCCGCAGACCGGAGTATGTCGCTCCCGGCGGCAATGCTTACGGTCAGCGCCAACGTGCGCAGTGCCTGCGTGACTACAGCTGGTATCTGCGCCTGGTGACTTACGGAGTTCTTGCCGGAAGCACCGAGATGATCCAGGACATTGGTCTGATCGGGGCCCGCGAGATGTACAACAGCCTTGGCGTTCCCATGCCCGGCATGGTGGAAGCGATGAAAACGATGAAAGACGCTTCGATCGCCTTGTTGTCTGATCAGCAAGTCAAGGTTGCTGCTCCCTATTTCGACTTTCTGATCCAGGGAATGCAGACCTCGACCTGA